The Anopheles merus strain MAF chromosome 2L, AmerM5.1, whole genome shotgun sequence genome has a segment encoding these proteins:
- the LOC121592529 gene encoding voltage-dependent calcium channel subunit alpha-2/delta-3 isoform X5, translating into MLYTGGRSSCGILAFTFLLFFAISITRSADEPTTTIKYNVVQAWAAKLGGELWHLGDFITRRKEVEESFKQAQVVNKNGAKIVEEMAKDLKYMMDAKVSAVKRIMDTAENTAISFDEEPVNQSFQYYNAKQMIEPGEIITTPIPMIDEDPADITTPIPPKEIVLTKKRHFFNEAVNTTVSSVHVPTNVYDRATEVIKAIKWSEALDSIFYNNYIGDPTLTWQYFGSSSGFLRQFPATKWEQDPVDLYDCRLRSWYIEAANSPKDMLILVDSSGSMTGQRKDIAKHVVSNILDTLGPNDYVNIFTFSEEVAEVVPCFRDTLVQANMGNIRELKLGMDNIETNEIANVSAALTRAFELLEQFRETRNGARCNQAIMLVSDGVPYSFDEVFEQFNWKELPFIPVRVFTYLIGREVADVKEIKEMACRNQGYYVHLSTMAEVREEVLNYIPVIARPLVLNKREHPVVWSEIYADVEDPKMTDWLWEIKERAEQKERFIDYRKNRVLFYSPEEQHRRMIMKQRMNQDPYSNTQKYNFMTTVSVPVFDRRENANITEDILMNEAYWVTITRETRVANILGVAGADVPIAEIKKYLKPHLLGVNGYAFIVTNNGYILTHPDFRPVFQDILKPAYNTVDMIEVELTDDDQGPREFNNQLLNMRESIINQSTGAKWIRVKYHFDEMKRVSRTKRQYYWTPIKNTPFTLVVTYPETYGLNRLQIRTEDEIHRIHAKGSNVASFFTGNNWKIHPDWVYCKYLNEHPNETFATPELELKHFLERMKLGGWKWPSNRTPPPPEHAMFCDRGLMQALVYDAKVTEWFSKNVSGSGGNKDEKGNEFKQRFGITVSFLATHSGLTRWQEYATGADESKQAEPDFSETHNRAIDEVWYKRAVELYYSNRNRKGADGENGKDDSDRNSFVYSVPFDAGNRNDTLVTASHAIFHADGAREAPVAVVGFQFHHSALYTLFKNITSQCGHGDPRCEKTCFTGDYQCYVIDNNGFVVISEQLQETGAFFGEVKPAFMQRLLDDSIFRNVTVYDYQAVCFMAKGSINLGTVLQTPLRLLWWLLTNTFSYLVWVVMQLFLSLARAYDEMYDTGAYDVVPELGDLDDPTLNRYKEPEFNKVLINRTRPEPCDHVITLYELNMDVDPSVYTKEAHQCERPYVVLPIPSSNLLLLVLDTLCPLPTHVPQLSTWPVEHDYNASLACHKARSDPLPRRRPLTCINKHANESVIELCGDGSIPRLNVALLLALLAFGQCIGRRYTAGALFAYL; encoded by the exons ATGTTGTACACGGGTGGCAGAAGTAGCTGCGGGATACTAGCGTTCACGTTTCTGCTGTTCTTTGCCATCTCGATTACGCGCAGTGCCGATGAGCCGACGACAACAATCAAGTACAACGT TGTCCAAGCCTGGGCGGCCAAACTGGGCGGTGAGCTGTGGCATTTGGGGGATTTTATAACGAGAAGAAAGGAGGTGGAAGAG AGTTTTAAACAAGCGCAGGTAGTTAAcaaaaatggagcaaaaatcGTGGAAGAGATGGCCAAGGATCTCAAGTACATGATGGATGCGAAAGTGAGCGCCGTGAAG CGCATCATGGATACGGCAGAGAACACTGCCATATCGTTCGACGAGGAGCCGGTGAACCAAAGCTTCCAGTACTACAACGCGAAGCAGATGATCGAGCCGGGCGAAATCATCACCACGCCGATCCCGATGATCGACGAGGACCCGGCCGACATTACCACGCCGATACCGCCGAAGGAGATCGTGCTGACGAAGAAGCGCCACTTCTTCAACGAGGCCGTCAACACGACGGTCAGCTCGGTGCACGTGCCGACGAACGTGTACGACCGGGCGACCGAGGTGATCAAGGCGATCAAGTGGTCCGAGGCGCTCGACTCCATCTTCTACAACAACTACATCGGCGACCCGACGCTGACGTGGCAGTACTTTGGCAGCTCGAGCGGCTTCCTGCGCCAGTTCCCGGCGACCAAGTGGGAACAGGACCCGGTCGACCTGTACGACTGCCGGCTGCGCTCCTGGTACATCGAGGCGGCTAACAGCCCGAAGGACATGCTGATCCTCGTGGACAGCTCCGGCTCGATGACGGGCCAGCGGAAGGACATTGCCAAGCACGTCGTCTCGAACATCCTCGACACGCTCGGACCGAACGACTACGTCAACATTTTCACCTTCTCGGAAGAGGTGGCGGAAGTGGTGCCGTGCTTTCGCGACACGCTCGTGCAGGCCAACATGGGCAACATTCGCGAGCTGAAGCTCggtatggacaacatagagaCCAATGAGATCGCTAACGTTTCAGCCGCCCTCACGAGGGCGTTCGAGCTGCTGGAACAGTTCCGGGAAACCCGCAACGGGGCCCGGTGCAACCAAGCGATCATGTTGGTCTCGGATGGTGTTCCATACAGCTTCGACGAGGTGTTCGAGCAGTTTAATTGGAAGGAGCTTCCGTTCATACCGGTGCGCGTGTTTACGTACCTGATCGGGCGCGAGGTGGCGGACGTGAAGGAGATCAAGGAGATGGCGTGTCGCAATCAGGGTTATTACGTGCATCTCAGTACGATGGCGGAGGTGCGGGAGGAAGTGCTGAACTATATACCGGTCATTGCGCGACCGCTGGTGCTGAACAAGCGCGAACATCCGGTGGTTTGGTCGGAGATATATGCGGACGTTGAG GATCCCAAAATGACCGACTGGCTATGGGAGATTAAGGAGCGAGCCGAGCAGAAGGAACGCTTCATCGATTATCGCAAAAATCGGGTGCTTTTCTACTCGCCGGAAGAGCAACATCGGCGCATGATCATGAAGCAACGCATG AACCAGGACCCGTACTCGAACACTCAGAAGTACAACTTCATGACGACCGTCTCGGTGCCGGTGTTTGATCGCCGAGAGAATGCG AACATCACCGAAGATATACTGATGAACGAGGCATACTGGGTGACGATCACTCGCGAG ACGCGGGTGGCCAACATACTCGGTGTGGCTGGAGCCGATGTGCCAATAgcggaaattaaaaaatacctTAAACCTCACCTG CTTGGTGTAAATGGATACGCCTTCATTGTTACCAACAATGGCTACATCCTCACGCATCCTGACTTCCGTCCAGTT TTTCAAGATATTCTCAAGCCAGCCTACAACACGGTCGACATGATCGAGGTCGAGTTGACCGATGACGACCAAGGGCCACGAGAGTTTAACAACCAACTGCTTAAC ATGCGTGAATCTATCATTAATCAGTCGACTGGAGCCAAGTGGATACGGGTGAAGTACCACTTTGATGAGATG AAACGGGTATCGCGTACGAAGCGCCAGTACTACTGGACACCGATCAAGAACACCCCGTTCACGCTGGTGGTCACGTATCCCGAGACGTACGGACTCAATCGGCTGCAGATACGCACGGAGGACGAGATCCACCGTATTCACGCGAAAGGCAGCAACGTGGCCAGCTTCTTCACCGGCAACAATTGGAAAATCCATCCGGATTG GGTGTactgtaaatatttaaacgAACACCCGAACGAAACGTTCGCCACGCCGGAGCTGGAGCTGAAGCATTTCCTCGAGCGCATGAAGCTCGGTGGCTGGAAGTGGCCGTCAAACCGCACACCGCCCCCACCGGAACATGCCATGTtct GCGATCGCGGTTTGATGCAAGCGCTCGTCTACGACGCAAAGGTAACGGAATGGTTCTCCAAGAACGTTAGCGGGAGCGGCGGAAACAAGGACGAGAAAGG GAACGAGTTTAAGCAGCGCTTTGGCATCACCGTCTCCTTTCTGGCAACGCACTCAGGGCTAACGCGATGGCAGGAGTACGCCACCGGGGCTGACGAATCGAAACAAGCCGA ACCCGATTTTAGCGAAACGCACAACCGAGCGATCGACGAGGTGTGGTACAAGCGGGCGGTAGAGCTGTACTACAGCAACCGCAACCGGAAGGGTGCGGACGGTGAGAACGGCAAGGACGATAGCGACCGGAACAGCTTCGTCTACTCGGTACCGTTCGATGCGGGCAATCGGAACGACACGCTCGTTACCGCCAGCCATGCGATTTTCCACGCGGACGGGGCGCGCGAAGCGCCGGTCGCGGTGGTCGGCTTCCAGTTTCACCACTCGGCGCTGTACACGCTGTTCAAGAACATTACCAGCCAGTGCGGCCACGGGGATCCGCGGTGCGAGAAGACCTGCTTCACCGGCGACTACCAGTGCTACGTGATCGACAACAACGGGTTCGTGGTCATCAGCGAGCAGCTGCAGGAGACGGGCGCCTTCTTCGGCGAGGTGAAGCCCGCCTTCATGCAGCGCCTGCTGGACGACAGCATCTTTCGCAATGTGACCGTGTACGACTACCAGGCGGTGTGCTTCATGGCGAAGGGTTCGATCAATCTCGGCACGGTACTGCAGACGCCGCTGCGATTGCTCTGGTGGCTGCTGACCAACACGTTCTCGTACCTGGTGTGGGTGGTGATGCAGCTGTTTCTCAGCCTGGCACGGGCGTACGATGAAA TGTACGACACCGGAGCGTATGACGTGGTGCCCGAGCTAGGCGATCTCGACGATCCAACGCTGAACCGGTACAAGGAGCCCGAGTTTAACAAGGTGCTGATCAACCGTACCCGTCCCGAGCCGTGCGATCACGTGATCACGCTGTACGAGCTGAACATGGACGTCGATCCGTCGGTGTACACGAAGGAGGCCCATCAGTGCGAACG TCCCTACGTGGTGCTGCCGATTCCGTCCAgcaatctgctgctgctcgtgctgGACACGCTCTGCCCACTGCCCACCCACGTGCCACAGCTATCGACGTGGCCGGTGGAGCACGATTACAATGCTTCGCTCGCCTGCCACAAAGCCCGGAGCGATCCGCTGCCACGCCGAAGGCCGCTCACCTGCATCAACAAGCACGCGAAT GAAAGTGTGATTGAGCTGTGCGGTGACGGTAGCATACCGAGGCTAAATGTTGCTTTGCTGCTTGCCCTGCTAGCGTTCGGCCAGTGCATCGGGCGGCGGTACACTGCCGGCGCCCTCTTCGCTTACCTCTGA
- the LOC121592529 gene encoding voltage-dependent calcium channel subunit alpha-2/delta-3 isoform X3, whose translation MLYTGGRSSCGILAFTFLLFFAISITRSADEPTTTIKYNVVQAWAAKLGGELWHLGDFITRRKEVEESFKQAQVVNKNGAKIVEEMAKDLKYMMDAKVSAVKRIMDTAENTAISFDEEPVNQSFQYYNAKQMIEPGEIITTPIPMIDEDPADITTPIPPKEIVLTKKRHFFNEAVNTTVSSVHVPTNVYDRATEVIKAIKWSEALDSIFYNNYIGDPTLTWQYFGSSSGFLRQFPATKWEQDPVDLYDCRLRSWYIEAANSPKDMLILVDSSGSMTGQRKDIAKHVVSNILDTLGPNDYVNIFTFSEEVAEVVPCFRDTLVQANMGNIRELKLGMDNIETNEIANVSAALTRAFELLEQFRETRNGARCNQAIMLVSDGVPYSFDEVFEQFNWKELPFIPVRVFTYLIGREVADVKEIKEMACRNQGYYVHLSTMAEVREEVLNYIPVIARPLVLNKREHPVVWSEIYADVEDPKMTDWLWEIKERAEQKERFIDYRKNRVLFYSPEEQHRRMIMKQRMNQDPYSNTQKYNFMTTVSVPVFDRRENANITEDILMNEAYWVTITRETRVANILGVAGADVPIAEIKKYLKPHLLGVNGYAFIVTNNGYILTHPDFRPVFQDILKPAYNTVDMIEVELTDDDQGPREFNNQLLNMRESIINQSTGAKWIRVKYHFDEMKRVSRTKRQYYWTPIKNTPFTLVVTYPETYGLNRLQIRTEDEIHRIHAKGSNVASFFTGNNWKIHPDWVYCKYLNEHPNETFATPELELKHFLERMKLGGWKWPSNRTPPPPEHAMFCDRGLMQALVYDAKVTEWFSKNVSGSGGNKDEKGPSPIAVLMGLLPRNEFKQRFGITVSFLATHSGLTRWQEYATGADESKQAEPDFSETHNRAIDEVWYKRAVELYYSNRNRKGADGENGKDDSDRNSFVYSVPFDAGNRNDTLVTASHAIFHADGAREAPVAVVGFQFHHSALYTLFKNITSQCGHGDPRCEKTCFTGDYQCYVIDNNGFVVISEQLQETGAFFGEVKPAFMQRLLDDSIFRNVTVYDYQAVCFMAKGSINLGTVLQTPLRLLWWLLTNTFSYLVWVVMQLFLSLARAYDEMYDTGAYDVVPELGDLDDPTLNRYKEPEFNKVLINRTRPEPCDHVITLYELNMDVDPSVYTKEAHQCERPYVVLPIPSSNLLLLVLDTLCPLPTHVPQLSTWPVEHDYNASLACHKARSDPLPRRRPLTCINKHANESVIELCGDGSIPRLNVALLLALLAFGQCIGRRYTAGALFAYL comes from the exons ATGTTGTACACGGGTGGCAGAAGTAGCTGCGGGATACTAGCGTTCACGTTTCTGCTGTTCTTTGCCATCTCGATTACGCGCAGTGCCGATGAGCCGACGACAACAATCAAGTACAACGT TGTCCAAGCCTGGGCGGCCAAACTGGGCGGTGAGCTGTGGCATTTGGGGGATTTTATAACGAGAAGAAAGGAGGTGGAAGAG AGTTTTAAACAAGCGCAGGTAGTTAAcaaaaatggagcaaaaatcGTGGAAGAGATGGCCAAGGATCTCAAGTACATGATGGATGCGAAAGTGAGCGCCGTGAAG CGCATCATGGATACGGCAGAGAACACTGCCATATCGTTCGACGAGGAGCCGGTGAACCAAAGCTTCCAGTACTACAACGCGAAGCAGATGATCGAGCCGGGCGAAATCATCACCACGCCGATCCCGATGATCGACGAGGACCCGGCCGACATTACCACGCCGATACCGCCGAAGGAGATCGTGCTGACGAAGAAGCGCCACTTCTTCAACGAGGCCGTCAACACGACGGTCAGCTCGGTGCACGTGCCGACGAACGTGTACGACCGGGCGACCGAGGTGATCAAGGCGATCAAGTGGTCCGAGGCGCTCGACTCCATCTTCTACAACAACTACATCGGCGACCCGACGCTGACGTGGCAGTACTTTGGCAGCTCGAGCGGCTTCCTGCGCCAGTTCCCGGCGACCAAGTGGGAACAGGACCCGGTCGACCTGTACGACTGCCGGCTGCGCTCCTGGTACATCGAGGCGGCTAACAGCCCGAAGGACATGCTGATCCTCGTGGACAGCTCCGGCTCGATGACGGGCCAGCGGAAGGACATTGCCAAGCACGTCGTCTCGAACATCCTCGACACGCTCGGACCGAACGACTACGTCAACATTTTCACCTTCTCGGAAGAGGTGGCGGAAGTGGTGCCGTGCTTTCGCGACACGCTCGTGCAGGCCAACATGGGCAACATTCGCGAGCTGAAGCTCggtatggacaacatagagaCCAATGAGATCGCTAACGTTTCAGCCGCCCTCACGAGGGCGTTCGAGCTGCTGGAACAGTTCCGGGAAACCCGCAACGGGGCCCGGTGCAACCAAGCGATCATGTTGGTCTCGGATGGTGTTCCATACAGCTTCGACGAGGTGTTCGAGCAGTTTAATTGGAAGGAGCTTCCGTTCATACCGGTGCGCGTGTTTACGTACCTGATCGGGCGCGAGGTGGCGGACGTGAAGGAGATCAAGGAGATGGCGTGTCGCAATCAGGGTTATTACGTGCATCTCAGTACGATGGCGGAGGTGCGGGAGGAAGTGCTGAACTATATACCGGTCATTGCGCGACCGCTGGTGCTGAACAAGCGCGAACATCCGGTGGTTTGGTCGGAGATATATGCGGACGTTGAG GATCCCAAAATGACCGACTGGCTATGGGAGATTAAGGAGCGAGCCGAGCAGAAGGAACGCTTCATCGATTATCGCAAAAATCGGGTGCTTTTCTACTCGCCGGAAGAGCAACATCGGCGCATGATCATGAAGCAACGCATG AACCAGGACCCGTACTCGAACACTCAGAAGTACAACTTCATGACGACCGTCTCGGTGCCGGTGTTTGATCGCCGAGAGAATGCG AACATCACCGAAGATATACTGATGAACGAGGCATACTGGGTGACGATCACTCGCGAG ACGCGGGTGGCCAACATACTCGGTGTGGCTGGAGCCGATGTGCCAATAgcggaaattaaaaaatacctTAAACCTCACCTG CTTGGTGTAAATGGATACGCCTTCATTGTTACCAACAATGGCTACATCCTCACGCATCCTGACTTCCGTCCAGTT TTTCAAGATATTCTCAAGCCAGCCTACAACACGGTCGACATGATCGAGGTCGAGTTGACCGATGACGACCAAGGGCCACGAGAGTTTAACAACCAACTGCTTAAC ATGCGTGAATCTATCATTAATCAGTCGACTGGAGCCAAGTGGATACGGGTGAAGTACCACTTTGATGAGATG AAACGGGTATCGCGTACGAAGCGCCAGTACTACTGGACACCGATCAAGAACACCCCGTTCACGCTGGTGGTCACGTATCCCGAGACGTACGGACTCAATCGGCTGCAGATACGCACGGAGGACGAGATCCACCGTATTCACGCGAAAGGCAGCAACGTGGCCAGCTTCTTCACCGGCAACAATTGGAAAATCCATCCGGATTG GGTGTactgtaaatatttaaacgAACACCCGAACGAAACGTTCGCCACGCCGGAGCTGGAGCTGAAGCATTTCCTCGAGCGCATGAAGCTCGGTGGCTGGAAGTGGCCGTCAAACCGCACACCGCCCCCACCGGAACATGCCATGTtct GCGATCGCGGTTTGATGCAAGCGCTCGTCTACGACGCAAAGGTAACGGAATGGTTCTCCAAGAACGTTAGCGGGAGCGGCGGAAACAAGGACGAGAAAGG TCCAAGTCCTATCGCTGTATTGATGGGTTTGCTGCCAAG GAACGAGTTTAAGCAGCGCTTTGGCATCACCGTCTCCTTTCTGGCAACGCACTCAGGGCTAACGCGATGGCAGGAGTACGCCACCGGGGCTGACGAATCGAAACAAGCCGA ACCCGATTTTAGCGAAACGCACAACCGAGCGATCGACGAGGTGTGGTACAAGCGGGCGGTAGAGCTGTACTACAGCAACCGCAACCGGAAGGGTGCGGACGGTGAGAACGGCAAGGACGATAGCGACCGGAACAGCTTCGTCTACTCGGTACCGTTCGATGCGGGCAATCGGAACGACACGCTCGTTACCGCCAGCCATGCGATTTTCCACGCGGACGGGGCGCGCGAAGCGCCGGTCGCGGTGGTCGGCTTCCAGTTTCACCACTCGGCGCTGTACACGCTGTTCAAGAACATTACCAGCCAGTGCGGCCACGGGGATCCGCGGTGCGAGAAGACCTGCTTCACCGGCGACTACCAGTGCTACGTGATCGACAACAACGGGTTCGTGGTCATCAGCGAGCAGCTGCAGGAGACGGGCGCCTTCTTCGGCGAGGTGAAGCCCGCCTTCATGCAGCGCCTGCTGGACGACAGCATCTTTCGCAATGTGACCGTGTACGACTACCAGGCGGTGTGCTTCATGGCGAAGGGTTCGATCAATCTCGGCACGGTACTGCAGACGCCGCTGCGATTGCTCTGGTGGCTGCTGACCAACACGTTCTCGTACCTGGTGTGGGTGGTGATGCAGCTGTTTCTCAGCCTGGCACGGGCGTACGATGAAA TGTACGACACCGGAGCGTATGACGTGGTGCCCGAGCTAGGCGATCTCGACGATCCAACGCTGAACCGGTACAAGGAGCCCGAGTTTAACAAGGTGCTGATCAACCGTACCCGTCCCGAGCCGTGCGATCACGTGATCACGCTGTACGAGCTGAACATGGACGTCGATCCGTCGGTGTACACGAAGGAGGCCCATCAGTGCGAACG TCCCTACGTGGTGCTGCCGATTCCGTCCAgcaatctgctgctgctcgtgctgGACACGCTCTGCCCACTGCCCACCCACGTGCCACAGCTATCGACGTGGCCGGTGGAGCACGATTACAATGCTTCGCTCGCCTGCCACAAAGCCCGGAGCGATCCGCTGCCACGCCGAAGGCCGCTCACCTGCATCAACAAGCACGCGAAT GAAAGTGTGATTGAGCTGTGCGGTGACGGTAGCATACCGAGGCTAAATGTTGCTTTGCTGCTTGCCCTGCTAGCGTTCGGCCAGTGCATCGGGCGGCGGTACACTGCCGGCGCCCTCTTCGCTTACCTCTGA